A single window of Phyllostomus discolor isolate MPI-MPIP mPhyDis1 chromosome 13, mPhyDis1.pri.v3, whole genome shotgun sequence DNA harbors:
- the LOC118498000 gene encoding uncharacterized protein LOC118498000: MGEGKIGEGGCGQRTEGAGMGRGQPGRKVRSPRAAASLPARRHRQQAGGLRNSPAFSPALPFFSGCGGGDQPGQRGSQRRLLRAGPWLLSFGRRRQRRRQRSDPCGHHRPRQHALAGRAPQQPAAAMAPVLAPPAPGTLQRPRPGFCALRLRRAQPTRRAPPPPESARTRARPLTIARVWWLTAPPRVHCHTPQNTKSFAHSHPHSPARTTWENWRG; the protein is encoded by the exons atgggggaagggaagataGGGGAGGGCGGATGCGGGCAGCGGACGGAGGGCGCCGGGATGGGAAGGGGCCAGCCAGGGCGTAAGGTTCGGTCACCTCGGGCTGCGGCCTCCCTGCCCGCGAGGCGGCACCGCCAGCAGGCTGGCGGGCTCCGCAACTCCCCGGCTTTCTCGCCCGCCCTCCCGTTCTTCTCAGGCTGCGGCGGCGGCGACCAGCCGGGACAGCGAGGCTCACAGCGGCGGCTCCTCCGCGCCGGGCCTTGGTTGCTGAGTTTTgggaggcggcggcagcggcggcggcaacGGTCCGACCCGTGCGGTCACCATCGTCCGCGGCAGCATGCGCTCGCGGGCCGAGCCCCTCAGCAACCGGCGGCGGCCATGGCTCCAGTGCTCGCTCCTCCCGCCCCCGGCACTCTGCAGCGGCCACGGCCAGGCTTCTGTGCTCTGCGCCTGCGCCGGGCGCAGCCAACGCGGcgagcccctcccccgcctgaaagcgcgcgcacgcgcgcgcgACCACTCACAATCGCACGAGTCTGGTGGTTAACTGCGCCGCCTCGG gtgcacTGTCACACTCCCCAAAACACCAAGAGCTTCGCgcactcacacccacactcacCTGCCCGGACCACGTGGGAGAATTGGAGGGGCTGA